The Candidatus Nitrosymbiomonas proteolyticus genome has a segment encoding these proteins:
- a CDS encoding DNA polymerase III subunit gamma/tau, with protein sequence MSHVSLYRKYRSQRFDDLVGQPHVVRTLQNALKSGRYSHAYLFIGPRGTGKTSTARMLAKALCCEKGPAEEPCNECDICVSITAGNCMDVIEMDAASESGVDDVREAILHMIEYRPAQASFKVFIIDEVHDLSPKAFDALLKTIEEPPAHLVFVLATTEYAKVPPTIRSRCQKFEFRRGSLAEIVSRLQHVAKSEGIESDPAALGAIARMSDGSYRDALNLLELAALTAEGKVTLDHVYDQLGLVHEEQVDALLTAIRESDVAKVVQTIEDVYRQGRDARAILESLMYRLSDLTVSAWGLSSTSASDAAVVASQKALAMQLGRDAILSMRSSIGEALVKVRMVSLPRLWLESELIRLASEVPWDGAKTRPQPEARAAQPQAEKAPQAVEERPRKSEPSPTKAVVAGGEEASAEAPPDGVSRMEEPQPDDPPEIARAKEVWKAAVEHIQAQFSKVMAQKLLSTRVVGFESGTLSIEFDRKIDCDSMTSGPNGPARITKVKEIVGKFAGEEWEVDFAAANRKAKSSSAEAVELPAEGESLLDLSRQVFPNS encoded by the coding sequence GTGAGCCACGTCTCTCTTTATCGCAAGTACCGAAGCCAACGTTTCGACGATCTTGTTGGCCAGCCGCACGTCGTGCGAACCCTTCAGAACGCGCTCAAATCCGGCCGTTACAGCCACGCCTATCTATTCATCGGACCTCGCGGAACCGGAAAAACCTCGACGGCCCGAATGCTCGCCAAGGCTCTTTGCTGCGAAAAAGGGCCTGCCGAAGAACCCTGCAACGAGTGCGACATCTGCGTTTCGATCACCGCGGGCAACTGCATGGACGTGATCGAAATGGACGCCGCGAGCGAGTCGGGAGTGGACGACGTTCGTGAGGCGATTCTGCACATGATCGAATACCGCCCCGCGCAAGCGAGTTTCAAGGTGTTCATCATCGACGAGGTTCACGACCTTTCGCCCAAGGCGTTCGACGCCCTGCTCAAGACCATTGAGGAGCCGCCCGCGCACTTGGTCTTCGTTCTCGCGACGACGGAGTATGCGAAGGTGCCGCCGACGATCCGCTCTCGTTGTCAGAAGTTCGAGTTTCGACGGGGGTCGCTTGCTGAGATCGTCTCCCGGCTCCAGCACGTCGCAAAAAGCGAGGGGATCGAATCGGACCCCGCGGCGCTGGGAGCCATCGCCCGTATGTCGGACGGCAGTTATCGGGACGCCCTCAACCTCTTGGAGCTTGCGGCGCTCACGGCAGAAGGAAAGGTCACCCTCGACCACGTGTACGATCAACTTGGACTCGTCCACGAAGAGCAGGTCGACGCCCTCCTCACCGCAATTCGGGAGTCGGACGTCGCGAAGGTGGTCCAAACGATCGAGGACGTCTATCGGCAGGGCCGTGACGCCAGAGCCATCCTGGAGTCGCTGATGTATCGCCTTTCGGATCTGACGGTTTCGGCGTGGGGCCTGAGTTCGACCAGCGCCAGCGATGCGGCCGTTGTGGCGAGTCAAAAGGCGCTGGCGATGCAGCTTGGCCGCGACGCGATCCTCTCGATGCGCTCGAGCATTGGCGAAGCCTTAGTCAAGGTGCGGATGGTGAGTTTGCCGAGGTTGTGGCTGGAATCGGAACTGATCCGACTCGCGTCGGAAGTGCCTTGGGACGGCGCGAAGACCCGTCCTCAGCCTGAAGCCCGAGCGGCACAGCCCCAGGCCGAGAAGGCTCCCCAAGCCGTCGAAGAAAGACCCCGAAAGAGCGAGCCGAGTCCCACCAAGGCGGTCGTCGCCGGAGGCGAGGAGGCGTCCGCCGAGGCGCCCCCAGACGGCGTTTCGAGAATGGAGGAACCTCAGCCTGACGATCCGCCTGAGATCGCGAGAGCCAAAGAAGTTTGGAAAGCCGCCGTCGAGCACATCCAAGCGCAGTTCAGCAAAGTCATGGCGCAGAAGCTGTTGAGCACTCGAGTGGTGGGGTTCGAGAGCGGTACGCTTTCCATCGAGTTCGACCGCAAGATCGACTGCGACAGCATGACCTCTGGCCCGAACGGGCCCGCTCGAATCACCAAGGTCAAAGAGATCGTCGGGAAGTTTGCCGGCGAGGAGTGGGAGGTGGATTTCGCCGCGGCGAACCGCAAAGCGAAGTCGAGTTCTGCCGAGGCGGTAGAATTGCCCGCAGAAGGCGAGAGCCTGCTCGATCTTTCGCGCCAGGTGTTTCCCAACAGCTAG
- a CDS encoding vitamin B12-dependent ribonucleotide reductase produces MKIQRHFTTQGLDPYEGIEFVSRKSEIKNPDGSTVFLMEDIKVPKSWSQVATDILAQKYFRKAGVPRADGTSGSETDLRQVCHRLAGCWKFWGEKYNYFDSPEDANAFYDEIVHMLARQVAAPNSPQWFNTGLHFAYGIEGTPQGHYYVDPESGKLNKSKNAYERPQPHACFILSVTDDLVNPGGIMDLWTREARIFKYGSGVGTNFSKLRGENESLSGGGKSSGLMSFLRVGDRSAGAIKSGGTTRRAAKMVCLDVDHPDIENFINWKVREEQKVASLVAGSQIHQRRLNAIMRSCHLFAASGAGNPDDAFDPRRNRELRKEVAEAKAAGVSLNYIQRVIQLAKQGFTGVEFPTYDTGYESEAYMTVAGQNSNNSVRIPNEFFRAVDGDGQWELVRRTDRKVAKSVRAKDLWDQVCYAAWSCADPGIQYDSTINEWHTCPADGRINASNPCSEYMFLDDTACNLASINLIRFYDPETGQFDVDGYRHAIRLWTLVLEISVLMAQFPSPEIAKLSYEFRTLGLGYANLGALLMQMGIPYDGPQGRAICGALTSILGGESYAVSAEMAVELGPFSGYARNRDAMLRVIRNHRRAAYNAPSSQYEGLSVLPVGIDPDECPTDMLKAAREAWDRASSLGEAHGFRNAQVTVLAPTGTIGLLMDCDTTGIEPDFALVKFKKLAGGGYFKIINQSIPPALRRLGYGEEQIEDIVAYCVGHKTLRGAPHVNPESLQAKGFTAEALAKIEGALENAFDLSFAFNKFTLGEDFCRQYLGFSDSQLNDFGFDMLAALGFTRPQIEEASEYVCGAMTIEGAPHLKLEHYPVFDCANKCGKRGARCISAEGHIRAMAAAQPFLSGAISKTINLPSDATVSDIGEAYRLSWELGLKANALYRDGSKLSQPLNSSSDEATAALLEAAMGDDDASEDAIAQAAQKLVYRYIARRRLLPTRRKGYTQKALIGGHKVYLRTGEFEDGSLGEIFIDMHREGAAFRSLMNCFAIAISLGLQYGVPLEEFVEAFVFTRFEPSGIVQGHNNIKMSTSVIDYIFRELAMSYMGRYDLVQVKPEDLRHDAMGNPSDIPEFEDEAEGEEFEGTAPGYAHDDHAGRGFVADVAPPEDTSQSVLPFDNGSSKSVGSPTWQVEQAAKSKLRPSPKAVVGGEQPASARPAPIRSDVLSAQIREARLKGYEGDPCGNCGAFTMVRNGVCLKCDTCGETSGCS; encoded by the coding sequence ATGAAGATTCAACGTCACTTTACGACTCAAGGCCTCGACCCCTACGAGGGGATCGAGTTCGTTTCGCGCAAGAGCGAGATCAAGAACCCCGATGGCTCCACCGTGTTCCTGATGGAAGACATCAAGGTTCCGAAGTCGTGGTCGCAGGTTGCGACGGATATCCTCGCGCAGAAGTACTTCCGCAAGGCCGGAGTTCCCCGGGCGGACGGCACTTCCGGCTCAGAGACCGACTTGCGCCAGGTCTGCCATCGGCTGGCTGGTTGTTGGAAGTTTTGGGGGGAGAAGTATAACTATTTCGATTCTCCCGAGGACGCCAACGCGTTCTATGACGAGATCGTACACATGTTGGCCCGGCAGGTTGCCGCTCCGAACAGCCCGCAGTGGTTCAACACCGGCTTGCACTTCGCGTATGGCATCGAAGGCACCCCGCAGGGACACTATTATGTTGACCCTGAGAGTGGAAAGCTGAACAAAAGCAAAAATGCCTACGAGCGACCCCAACCTCACGCGTGCTTCATTCTGAGCGTCACCGACGACTTGGTGAACCCGGGAGGCATCATGGACCTCTGGACGCGCGAGGCCCGGATTTTCAAGTACGGCTCAGGAGTCGGAACCAACTTCAGCAAGCTCCGCGGGGAGAACGAGTCGCTTTCTGGCGGAGGCAAATCGAGCGGGCTTATGAGCTTCTTGCGCGTGGGCGACCGCTCGGCCGGCGCCATCAAGTCCGGTGGAACGACTCGAAGGGCCGCGAAGATGGTGTGCCTCGACGTCGATCACCCCGATATCGAGAACTTCATCAACTGGAAGGTCAGGGAGGAACAGAAAGTCGCCTCGCTAGTCGCGGGCTCGCAGATTCATCAGCGACGCCTCAACGCGATCATGAGATCGTGCCACCTGTTTGCGGCCTCGGGCGCCGGCAATCCAGACGACGCGTTCGATCCACGAAGGAACCGCGAGCTTCGAAAAGAGGTCGCCGAGGCAAAGGCGGCGGGAGTGTCCCTCAACTACATTCAACGAGTGATCCAACTTGCAAAGCAGGGCTTCACGGGCGTCGAGTTTCCCACCTACGACACGGGCTACGAAAGTGAAGCCTATATGACGGTTGCCGGCCAGAACTCAAACAATTCAGTCCGAATTCCGAACGAGTTCTTTCGGGCGGTAGATGGCGACGGGCAGTGGGAGTTGGTCAGGCGCACCGACCGCAAGGTGGCCAAGTCGGTCCGGGCGAAAGACCTTTGGGATCAGGTCTGCTATGCGGCGTGGTCGTGCGCCGATCCCGGCATTCAATACGATTCGACCATCAACGAGTGGCACACGTGCCCTGCGGACGGCAGGATCAACGCCAGCAACCCGTGCTCAGAATATATGTTCCTCGACGACACGGCCTGCAACCTCGCGTCGATCAACCTTATTCGGTTTTACGACCCGGAGACGGGACAGTTTGACGTCGACGGATATCGTCACGCGATTCGGCTATGGACCCTCGTGCTCGAAATCAGCGTGCTCATGGCCCAATTTCCCAGCCCGGAGATCGCTAAGCTGAGTTACGAGTTTCGCACGTTGGGGCTGGGCTACGCGAACCTCGGCGCGTTGCTGATGCAAATGGGGATCCCGTACGACGGGCCTCAAGGAAGGGCGATTTGTGGAGCTTTGACTTCGATTCTTGGAGGCGAGTCGTACGCCGTGAGCGCGGAGATGGCGGTCGAGCTTGGGCCGTTTTCTGGGTACGCCCGGAACCGAGACGCGATGCTCCGGGTCATTCGCAACCATCGGCGAGCCGCCTACAACGCGCCGTCGAGCCAATATGAGGGCCTCTCCGTCCTTCCGGTCGGGATCGACCCTGACGAGTGCCCGACGGACATGCTCAAGGCAGCCCGCGAGGCGTGGGACCGTGCCTCCTCGTTGGGCGAAGCGCATGGGTTCCGCAACGCCCAGGTGACCGTGCTCGCTCCGACTGGAACCATCGGGCTCTTGATGGATTGCGACACCACCGGCATCGAGCCCGATTTCGCGCTCGTCAAGTTCAAGAAGCTGGCGGGAGGGGGCTACTTCAAGATCATCAACCAATCCATCCCGCCCGCGCTGAGAAGGCTCGGTTACGGCGAGGAGCAGATCGAAGATATCGTTGCTTATTGCGTCGGACACAAGACGCTGCGCGGCGCTCCCCATGTCAACCCCGAATCGCTCCAAGCCAAGGGCTTCACGGCCGAAGCTCTCGCCAAAATCGAAGGCGCGCTCGAAAACGCGTTTGATCTCTCGTTCGCATTCAACAAGTTCACCTTGGGCGAGGATTTCTGCAGGCAGTACTTGGGCTTTTCAGACAGCCAACTCAACGACTTTGGGTTCGATATGCTGGCGGCGCTCGGTTTCACCCGCCCTCAAATCGAGGAGGCCAGCGAATACGTTTGCGGAGCGATGACGATCGAGGGCGCCCCTCATCTGAAGCTCGAGCACTATCCGGTCTTCGACTGCGCCAACAAGTGTGGGAAGCGGGGGGCGCGCTGTATTTCGGCGGAAGGGCACATTCGCGCGATGGCAGCCGCCCAACCCTTCCTTTCGGGCGCGATCAGCAAGACGATCAACCTTCCTTCGGACGCGACGGTGAGCGACATTGGGGAGGCGTATCGGCTCTCGTGGGAGCTCGGCCTGAAGGCGAACGCCCTGTATCGGGACGGCTCCAAGCTGAGCCAGCCCCTCAACTCCAGTTCGGACGAGGCCACGGCCGCGCTGCTCGAGGCCGCCATGGGCGACGACGACGCGAGCGAGGACGCGATCGCTCAGGCGGCGCAGAAGTTGGTGTACCGCTACATCGCCAGGCGGCGGCTGCTTCCCACGCGGCGCAAGGGCTACACCCAAAAAGCGCTCATCGGCGGACACAAGGTCTACCTGAGAACGGGCGAGTTCGAAGACGGATCGCTCGGCGAGATATTCATCGACATGCACCGCGAAGGCGCAGCTTTCCGAAGCTTGATGAACTGCTTTGCAATTGCGATTTCGCTCGGGCTGCAGTACGGCGTACCGCTCGAAGAGTTCGTCGAGGCGTTCGTTTTCACGCGGTTCGAGCCGAGCGGAATTGTCCAGGGACACAACAATATCAAGATGTCGACCTCGGTGATCGACTACATCTTCCGCGAGCTTGCGATGTCGTATATGGGCCGGTACGACCTGGTGCAGGTCAAGCCCGAAGACCTTCGTCACGATGCGATGGGCAACCCTTCGGACATCCCTGAGTTCGAGGACGAAGCCGAGGGCGAGGAGTTCGAGGGGACAGCGCCGGGTTACGCCCACGACGACCATGCGGGCCGCGGCTTTGTCGCCGACGTGGCACCTCCCGAAGACACCTCGCAATCGGTGTTGCCCTTCGACAACGGTTCTTCGAAGAGCGTAGGCTCGCCGACATGGCAGGTGGAACAGGCCGCCAAGTCGAAGCTGCGGCCATCTCCCAAGGCCGTGGTCGGGGGAGAGCAGCCAGCTTCCGCAAGACCCGCTCCGATCCGTTCCGATGTCCTCAGCGCCCAGATTCGGGAAGCGCGACTCAAGGGCTATGAGGGCGACCCTTGCGGCAACTGCGGGGCGTTCACGATGGTCCGCAACGGCGTGTGCCTCAAGTGCGACACGTGCGGCGAAACGAGCGGTTGTTCCTAG
- a CDS encoding aminoacyl-tRNA hydrolase produces MGLGNPGPEYAGTRHNVGFMVIDALRDRYGAPLKRSKHQSIFGGARIEGVQVVLAKPMTFMNLSGRAVAPLIREFGLPLDRLLVIADEVDLPLGKIRMRSEGGAGGHNGHKSIIQSLGSNQYARLRIGVGRSEAGDTADHVLSRFLPEERSIVGEVLVRAVESCVALLTLGIDRAMQITNSGGGAFGEGAAPD; encoded by the coding sequence GTGGGTCTGGGGAACCCCGGTCCCGAGTATGCCGGAACGCGGCACAACGTCGGCTTCATGGTGATCGATGCGTTGCGGGATCGGTACGGCGCCCCGCTGAAACGCTCCAAGCACCAGTCGATCTTCGGGGGAGCGCGAATCGAAGGCGTCCAGGTCGTTTTGGCCAAGCCGATGACTTTCATGAACCTCAGTGGCCGGGCCGTTGCGCCTCTGATTCGCGAGTTCGGCCTGCCCCTCGACCGGCTGCTCGTCATCGCCGACGAAGTGGATCTGCCGTTGGGGAAGATTCGGATGAGGTCCGAAGGGGGGGCTGGCGGCCATAACGGGCACAAGTCGATCATTCAATCGCTCGGCTCGAACCAATACGCTCGGCTCAGGATCGGCGTGGGGCGTTCGGAGGCCGGGGACACGGCCGATCACGTTTTGAGCCGGTTTCTGCCCGAAGAGCGCTCGATCGTCGGCGAGGTCCTCGTGCGGGCTGTGGAGTCGTGCGTCGCCTTGCTAACACTAGGGATCGATCGGGCGATGCAAATCACGAATTCTGGGGGGGGAGCCTTCGGCGAAGGGGCCGCGCCGGACTAG
- a CDS encoding excinuclease ABC subunit B — translation MSIVTYDSPFQLTGDFEPRGDQAAAIEGLVEGVEAGCRFQTLLGATGTGKTYTMASVVAKAQRPALVIAHNKTLAAQLCQEFRAFFADNAVEFFISYYDYYQPEAYIPQTDTYIEKDSSINEEIDRLRHSATQSLLQRRDVLIVASVSCIYGLGSPDLYAESVVTFEQGAKMDLRQAIQKLVQMQFTRNDTVLDRGTFRVRGDTLEIQPKDEEIVTRVEFFGNQVERIRLFDPLTRDVLEEPKRVSVFPATHYVTPWEKLDAVIEQIQEECALQVGCFKENGKLLEAQRLEQRVTFDLEMMREVGYCSGIENYSRYFDGRAPGTPPYTLLDFLPRDALVFIDESHQTLPQIRAMYNGDRQRKSVLVDFGFRLPSALDNRPLKFEEFLERVPQVVFVSATPGDFEANNESNRVQQVIRPTYIVDPEVEIRPTQGQIDDLLGEVQRRVAKGERTLVTTLTKRMAEDLSNYLRELGIKVNYLHSNVHSLERPEILRDLRLGVYDVVVGVNLLREGLDLPEVSLVAILDADKEGFLRSETSLVQTIGRAARNVQGMVLLYADNLTGSMQRAIEETNRRRQIQLDYNEEHGIVPKTVQKSVRETVRSFDPDAAQAAAMGTAEGRSGYGDGGAKIEEPPVNLADLPVLIEELERQMKRYAREMEFEKAAAARDEIFALRKYLGVSEGRLGTGKRKLPGRSR, via the coding sequence ATGTCGATCGTCACCTACGACAGTCCGTTTCAGTTGACGGGGGACTTCGAACCCAGGGGAGACCAAGCGGCCGCCATCGAGGGCTTGGTCGAGGGTGTCGAAGCCGGATGTCGATTCCAGACCCTTTTGGGCGCGACGGGCACAGGAAAGACGTACACGATGGCGAGCGTGGTGGCGAAGGCACAGCGGCCCGCCTTGGTGATCGCCCACAACAAGACGCTTGCGGCGCAACTGTGCCAAGAGTTTCGAGCGTTCTTTGCCGACAACGCGGTCGAGTTCTTCATCAGCTACTACGATTACTATCAGCCTGAGGCCTACATCCCGCAGACCGACACGTACATCGAGAAGGACTCCAGCATCAACGAGGAGATCGACCGGCTGCGGCACTCGGCGACTCAATCGTTGCTGCAGCGGCGGGATGTGCTGATCGTAGCGAGCGTGTCGTGCATCTACGGGCTGGGCTCGCCGGACCTCTACGCGGAGTCGGTCGTTACCTTCGAGCAAGGCGCGAAAATGGACCTGCGACAAGCGATCCAGAAGCTCGTTCAGATGCAGTTCACGAGGAACGACACCGTTCTCGACCGGGGAACGTTTCGGGTTCGCGGCGACACGTTGGAGATTCAGCCCAAGGATGAAGAGATCGTCACGCGAGTCGAGTTCTTTGGCAATCAGGTGGAGCGGATTCGGCTGTTCGACCCGCTCACCCGCGACGTATTGGAAGAGCCCAAGCGCGTGAGCGTCTTCCCGGCGACCCACTATGTGACGCCTTGGGAAAAGCTCGACGCCGTCATCGAGCAAATTCAAGAGGAGTGCGCGCTTCAGGTCGGCTGCTTCAAGGAGAACGGAAAGCTCCTCGAGGCGCAGCGGCTCGAACAGCGCGTGACTTTCGACTTGGAGATGATGCGCGAGGTGGGCTATTGTTCCGGGATCGAAAACTACTCGCGATACTTCGATGGCCGCGCTCCGGGAACGCCGCCCTACACTCTGCTCGATTTCCTTCCGCGAGACGCGCTCGTGTTCATCGACGAGTCTCACCAAACGCTGCCGCAGATTCGAGCGATGTACAACGGTGACCGGCAACGCAAATCCGTTCTCGTGGATTTCGGTTTCCGGCTGCCTTCGGCTTTGGACAACCGTCCGCTCAAGTTCGAGGAGTTCTTGGAGCGGGTCCCCCAGGTGGTGTTCGTGAGCGCGACGCCGGGAGATTTCGAGGCGAACAACGAATCCAATCGAGTTCAACAGGTCATTCGCCCGACGTACATTGTCGATCCGGAGGTCGAGATCCGGCCGACGCAAGGTCAAATCGACGACTTGTTGGGTGAAGTGCAGCGCCGAGTGGCCAAGGGCGAACGCACGCTCGTGACCACGCTGACGAAGCGGATGGCGGAGGACCTCTCGAACTACCTGCGCGAACTCGGAATCAAGGTGAATTACCTTCACTCGAACGTACACTCCTTGGAGCGGCCCGAGATATTGCGGGACCTCCGGCTTGGGGTCTATGACGTGGTGGTGGGCGTCAACTTGTTGCGCGAGGGGCTGGACCTTCCCGAAGTTTCGCTGGTAGCGATTCTGGATGCCGACAAGGAGGGTTTCCTCCGGTCGGAGACCTCGCTCGTGCAGACGATCGGCCGTGCGGCCCGCAACGTGCAGGGCATGGTGCTCCTCTATGCGGACAACCTCACCGGCTCGATGCAGCGCGCGATAGAGGAGACCAATCGGCGAAGGCAGATTCAACTCGACTACAACGAAGAGCACGGCATCGTTCCGAAGACCGTCCAGAAGTCCGTTCGAGAGACGGTGAGGTCGTTCGATCCGGACGCAGCTCAGGCGGCCGCGATGGGAACGGCCGAGGGAAGGTCGGGTTATGGGGACGGCGGGGCGAAGATCGAGGAGCCTCCGGTCAACCTCGCTGACCTGCCGGTGCTCATCGAAGAACTCGAGCGCCAGATGAAGCGCTACGCTCGGGAGATGGAGTTTGAGAAAGCGGCGGCGGCTCGCGACGAAATCTTCGCTCTGAGAAAGTACTTGGGCGTCAGCGAAGGGCGGCTGGGAACCGGCAAACGCAAGCTCCCTGGGCGTTCGCGCTAG
- a CDS encoding transcriptional regulator NrdR yields MKCPYCGFADQKVLDSRPAREGEAIRRRRECVRCGRRFTTFEEPERPRLYVVKRNGEREEFNREKVMAGMLVACRKRPVPFDQLQAAAERIERDLFQEFEGEVSSQAIGERVMAELMRTDSVAYVRYASVYREFQTLSEFQDIVNRIADEQGANEGGLFPRPRAAQKN; encoded by the coding sequence ATGAAGTGCCCGTACTGCGGATTCGCCGACCAGAAGGTCCTCGATTCGAGGCCCGCCCGCGAGGGTGAGGCGATTCGCCGCCGGAGAGAGTGCGTCCGATGCGGACGCCGCTTCACGACTTTCGAGGAACCTGAGCGCCCCCGCCTTTACGTCGTCAAAAGAAACGGCGAGCGCGAGGAGTTCAATCGCGAGAAAGTGATGGCCGGAATGCTCGTCGCCTGCCGCAAGCGCCCCGTTCCGTTCGACCAGCTTCAAGCGGCAGCCGAACGCATCGAACGCGACCTGTTTCAGGAGTTCGAGGGCGAGGTCTCGTCCCAAGCGATTGGCGAGCGGGTCATGGCCGAGCTGATGCGAACCGATTCGGTCGCTTATGTGCGCTATGCGAGTGTTTACCGCGAGTTTCAAACCTTGTCGGAGTTCCAGGACATCGTGAACCGGATCGCCGACGAACAAGGGGCCAATGAGGGCGGCCTCTTTCCAAGGCCGCGCGCGGCCCAGAAAAACTGA
- a CDS encoding UDP-N-acetylglucosamine 2-epimerase (non-hydrolyzing), with amino-acid sequence MGKPKVMFVVGTRPDAIKTAPVVLEFRKHERVETVLVSTGQHREMLAQALEAFGLRPAVDLAVMRHEQTLAELTARVLAGLDEVIVDVAPDYILAQGDTTTTFCASLAAFYRRIPYGHIEAGLRTETVSNPFPEEFNRRTTSLVAKHHFAPTRWAANNLLREGYCQESIFVTGNTGIDAVLDVAARGEQTWYPDFEGRVVLLTTHRRENWGAPQDRIARAARTIVDEVPDTLLVVPMHRNPQVRESLKRRLGGHDRVQLIEPPDYSEFVKLMQRSYLILTDSGGVQEEAPAFGVPVLVLRDTTERPEGVEAGSARLVGTVEASILTASRELLSDPESRAKMAKTRSPYGDGRASQRIRSVVLPFLGIECEPESPWG; translated from the coding sequence ATGGGTAAGCCCAAGGTGATGTTCGTGGTCGGGACCCGGCCCGACGCGATCAAGACCGCCCCTGTGGTCTTGGAGTTTCGAAAGCACGAACGGGTCGAGACGGTCTTGGTATCCACGGGGCAACACCGTGAGATGCTCGCGCAGGCCCTCGAAGCGTTCGGGTTGCGGCCAGCCGTGGACCTCGCCGTGATGCGACACGAGCAAACGCTCGCCGAACTGACGGCAAGGGTTCTTGCGGGCTTGGACGAAGTGATCGTCGACGTTGCGCCCGACTACATCCTCGCCCAGGGAGACACGACCACTACGTTTTGCGCGAGCCTGGCAGCGTTCTACCGAAGGATCCCCTACGGCCATATCGAAGCCGGTCTTCGCACTGAAACGGTCTCCAACCCGTTCCCTGAAGAGTTCAATCGGCGAACGACGAGCCTCGTTGCCAAGCACCATTTCGCCCCGACGCGATGGGCGGCGAACAACCTGCTCCGAGAAGGATATTGTCAGGAGTCGATCTTTGTTACCGGAAACACCGGGATCGACGCAGTCCTCGATGTGGCGGCGCGAGGCGAGCAAACGTGGTACCCGGACTTTGAGGGAAGGGTGGTGCTACTCACGACGCACCGGCGAGAGAATTGGGGCGCGCCGCAAGACCGGATCGCTCGCGCCGCCCGGACGATCGTGGACGAGGTTCCGGACACCCTGCTTGTTGTGCCCATGCACCGAAACCCCCAGGTGCGCGAGTCCCTCAAGCGCCGACTGGGGGGACACGACCGGGTGCAGCTCATCGAGCCTCCGGACTACAGCGAGTTCGTCAAGTTGATGCAGCGGAGCTACCTGATCTTGACGGACTCCGGTGGGGTTCAGGAAGAAGCGCCCGCGTTTGGCGTGCCCGTACTGGTTTTGAGGGACACCACAGAGCGGCCCGAAGGGGTAGAGGCAGGATCCGCCAGGTTGGTGGGAACGGTCGAAGCGTCGATCCTCACAGCGAGCCGTGAACTCCTCTCCGACCCCGAATCGCGGGCCAAGATGGCAAAGACGCGAAGCCCTTATGGAGACGGCCGCGCGTCCCAGCGAATCCGTAGCGTGGTGCTGCCGTTCTTGGGCATCGAGTGTGAGCCGGAGAGTCCATGGGGTTAG
- a CDS encoding DNA-binding protein, YbaB/EbfC family, with amino-acid sequence MKLPKQFGGQGFAGAMREAQQAMARAQNLEQELENERIEVDKGPVKGLFRGTGVIEKITIDPSVVDPDDIEALEDLIVSVVRDGHEKAVELRAAKVKEIMPNIPGLDKLSGF; translated from the coding sequence ATGAAACTACCTAAGCAGTTCGGCGGACAGGGTTTTGCGGGAGCGATGCGCGAAGCGCAGCAGGCGATGGCCCGCGCTCAGAACCTCGAGCAAGAGCTCGAGAACGAGCGAATCGAGGTGGACAAGGGACCCGTTAAGGGTCTGTTCCGGGGCACAGGAGTCATCGAGAAGATCACGATCGACCCAAGCGTCGTCGATCCGGACGACATCGAGGCGCTCGAAGACCTCATCGTGAGCGTCGTTCGAGATGGCCACGAAAAAGCGGTCGAATTGCGGGCCGCCAAAGTCAAGGAGATCATGCCGAACATCCCTGGGCTCGACAAGCTTTCTGGGTTCTAA
- a CDS encoding undecaprenyl-diphosphatase: MGLVEAIALGIVQGLTEFLPISSTAHIRIVPSLVGWPDPGAAFTAVIQLGTIVAVIVYFWGDLCRFFLGWLAGMRDPHRRSSLEWRMGWAIVVGTIPIAIFGLLFKDSIEGSLRSLYVIAIALIALGLLMMVAEIVGRRDRSLEGVRLRDGLWVGFWQALALIPGASRSGTTITGGLFAGLDRPTAARFSFLLSVPSIVLAALFNLAEHKDLFLTGKAELFAPSLVASLAALISGYASIAFLLRFLQKHGTWVFVAYRVVLGGLILVLLANGSLEPLDSASEAQAEVAATR; encoded by the coding sequence ATGGGGTTAGTCGAGGCGATTGCCCTCGGCATTGTGCAAGGACTTACTGAGTTCTTGCCGATTTCAAGCACGGCCCACATCCGAATCGTTCCTTCGCTCGTCGGTTGGCCCGATCCGGGCGCAGCCTTCACGGCGGTCATCCAATTGGGAACCATCGTGGCCGTTATCGTATATTTTTGGGGCGATCTTTGTAGATTCTTTCTCGGATGGCTTGCGGGAATGCGGGATCCCCACCGCCGCTCGTCGCTCGAGTGGCGAATGGGATGGGCGATCGTCGTGGGAACCATCCCCATAGCGATCTTCGGGCTGCTCTTCAAGGATTCCATCGAAGGGTCGCTTCGCTCGCTGTACGTGATCGCCATCGCTCTGATCGCCCTTGGACTCCTCATGATGGTCGCCGAGATCGTGGGACGAAGGGATCGTTCGCTGGAGGGCGTGCGACTTCGCGACGGGTTGTGGGTAGGCTTTTGGCAGGCACTGGCACTGATCCCTGGCGCGAGTCGAAGCGGAACGACGATTACGGGGGGCCTTTTTGCGGGGCTCGACCGGCCGACTGCCGCCCGATTCTCGTTCCTGCTGTCGGTGCCTTCGATCGTGCTCGCGGCGCTCTTCAACCTGGCAGAGCACAAAGACCTGTTTCTCACCGGCAAAGCGGAGCTCTTTGCGCCTTCGCTCGTGGCCTCGCTCGCCGCTCTCATCAGCGGGTATGCCTCGATCGCCTTCCTCCTTCGATTCCTGCAAAAGCACGGCACGTGGGTTTTTGTCGCCTACCGGGTCGTGCTCGGGGGTTTGATTCTCGTGCTTCTCGCCAACGGCAGCCTCGAACCCCTCGATTCGGCGTCGGAAGCACAGGCCGAAGTCGCGGCTACCCGGTAA